GCGTGTAATTCAGGTGTATGAACTCCGCCACCAAAAGGCGAACGAATAGTTATTGGCATATTATAGGTACCACCTGAACGATATCTCATACGAGCCATTTGACCAGAAATAGCGTCCATAGCTTCGTATACGAAGCCAAAGAACTGAATCTCTGGAACTGGACGGTATCCTTGCAACGCCAATCCAATAGCTAGCCCACCAATTCCTGACTCCGCAAGTGGAGTATCAAAAACACGTTCTTCCCCAAACTCCTTTTGAAGTCCATCAGTAGCACGGAACACACCACCATTTTGACCTACATCTTCCCCAAAGATCAAAACATTTTCATCATTTTTCAACTCAGTGTGTAACGCATTAGTGATAGCTTGAATCATTGTCATTTGTGCCATGATTTACTTCGACTCCTTTGCTTCGTACTCTTCCCGTTGTTTTTTTAGATTTGCAGGAAGTTCTTCATACATGAAATCAATTAGATCTGTAACTTTTTGTTTTGGCGCTTGATCAGCCTGCTTAATAGCAGCTTTCACATCTTCCTTCGCTTGATCAATTACTTTATTTTCTTCATCCTCAGACCAAAGTCCCTTAGCTTCTAAGAACTTACGGAAACGAACAAGTGGATCCTTCTTTTCCCATTCATTATCAAGGTCACTTGTACGGTAACGTGTCGGGTCATCACCAGCCATCGTATGAGGTCCATATCGGTATGTCATTGTCTCAATTAGAGTTGGACCTTCTCCGTTTACAGCTCTTTCACGAGCCTCTTTAGTAGCCGCATATACAGCTAAAACATCCATTCCATCTACTTGAATACCTTCGATACCAGCAGCAACTGCTTTTTGAGCTATAGTTTTCGCAGCAGATTGTTTCTCAACTGGAACTGAAATAGCAAAACGGTTATTTTGGACAATGAATACAGCAGGTGCTTTATAAGCTCCAGCAAAGTTCATACCTTCATAGAAGTCACCTTGGGATGCACCACCATCACCTGTATAAGTGATTGCTATATTTTTCTTTCCTCGTTTCTTCAAACCTAAAGCTACTCCTGCAGCTTGAACATACTGGGCTCCAATAATAATTTGTGGGCTTAATGCATTCACATCCTCCATTTGGTTTCCAGCAAAGTGTCCACGCGAAAATAAGAATGCTTTATAAAGCGGAAGACCATGCCAAATTAACTGAGGAACATCTCGATAGGCAGGAAGTATGAAATCCTCTTTATCAAGTACAAATTGTGTTCCAAGCTGTGATGCCTCTTGACCGGCAGTTGGCGCATAGAATCCTAATCTACCTTGACGATTTAAAGCAATACTTCTTTGATCAAGAATTCGAGTATAGACCATACGACGCATAAGTTCCTTTAGATCTTCATCCGAAAGATCAGGCATCAAATCTTCATTTACAACCTGACCATCTTCATTCAGAATTTGAAGCGTTTCATACTGATTTTCGATGTTTTCTAGTGTTCGTTTCAAAACGATTCACCTCTTCCTTTCTTCCATTCCAAATATTTTTACCTCATATTAGCATTCCCAAAAAGAGAAATTTTGTGTACCAAATTTAGCTTCTCTTCAAATACCCTCTTCTAATGGAATATAATCGCCTTTTTAGTTTTTCTCAGAAACTGTTATAATAAAATTAAGCGCTAAACTGATACAATTTTGCTTTTGATTGTAGTTTACATGAAATAACTTTGCTTAGTCAAACACTTTGTTTATATTTTTAATAGTTTAACACCACGATGATAGGAATAATCAAAAAGGCGGCTTCACGAAACTGTATTACCATTTTTATAACCCTGTACTATAAATAATAATTACTACTAATTTTTGATTAAGAAAAGCGCAAGCGGCCTTCAAAACAAGAAAAGCACTTGTTTCTGCGAAGTAGTTCTAAGTAGTTTTCCTTTGTGCGATTACTCGAGGCAAAAGCTTTGAAGATTACTCGATAAAGCTTTTTCGCTGGAACTAGACAAATTTTATGTTTTTTTGAAAATAAAAAACAGTCCTGCATTTTAGCAAGACTGTTTTTATACTTTTTTATCCCGCATTTACGGGCAGCCACCCATGAAGCAAGCTTTACAAACATGGATGAAAAATTTAATATTTTATTTTCATGGGAGTAATACCTCCCCCTCAAGTCTTAAGCAAAACGAAAAGAGTAGGTGGGATGAAATCCCCGTAAATTTCCGATTGAATCAAGGGTCTTTAGGTCATACCATTGGTTGCTAACAATCAGTGGGGACGGCCACTGATTGAAGTTTCACTTTATGAGTTTTCTGAATCACCATAGTCAACATTGAGATCGGTACTCTCATAAAACTCTCTTTTAGCTTCATTATATTCCTTAGTTAGATTATTAAATGTAGAATTCAACTCATTGACTTGATCGTAACTTGCATTGATTTTATCAATTTGTTGCTCCAATTCCTCTTTTTCTAGATCTTCTTTTTGAAGCATTGTATATAATTCCTTATCTAATTCCATAGAGGAAGCGTATGCATCATGTAAGTCATTATAGGCTTTATAACGATTTTCCATAGCTGTTTTAAGCTGGTTTACTTTTTCCTTTTGTTCATCTGTCTCTAAATCACTAATATATTGTTCTATTTTATCAAATTCTTGTTTAGCCGAATCAATACTTGCTTTCTCAAGTTCTAATTTAACTTCCCTTTGTTCAATGAGATTAATGGCTTCCTGGGATAATGTTTTAATTTGCTCAAAATCATTCATCCCAAGATCAATAATTTGATCATACAAATCTTTTTCTTGTTGCTCTAATTCAATTAATGGTTGTTGCTGTTCTTTAAAGCCTTCTTCCTGAGTAACGGCGTTCTCTAGATGGTTGTAAATTTCTTCTTCTGCATTTGGTTCATTAGAACAACCAATAAGAACAGCCGGAATTGCTAGCATCATTACTAATTGTTTTTTTAAGTTCAATGTAATATCCTCCTTAACCCTTACCATTAATCTGGTTGTTATGCTCATTAGTATATCATATCAAAATATAAAAAAGATTTATGAAACGATTTACTAAGAATAAAAAATTCTATTTGGTACAAGTTTATGTACTTCAATAGTAATGATGACATTTTTTAAGTGGGAAATCCAGAGGTTATTATGCTAAACTAAATATAAATTATGAATAAAATTAATATAGAATTCGAGGAGTGAACACCATGTCTGATTTGATTACCATGAAAGACATAATAAGAGAAGGTCATCCAGTTTTGCGACAAGTTGCTAACAAGGTTGATCTCCCACCAACAGAAGAAGAAAAGGAAACCTTATCACGCATGCTCGAGTTTTTAATAAATAGCCAAGATGAAAAATTAGCAGAAGAACTTCAACTAAGACCTGGAGTTGGTTTAGCAGCACCTCAAATTGGGATTTCAAAAAGAATGATTGCCGTACATTTTACTGATTATGATGAAAAGGAATATAGTTACGGTCTATTTAACCCAAAAATAGTTAGTCACTCTGTTGAAAAAAGCTATCTTTCAACTGGTGAAGGATGTTTATCTGTAGACAGAGATGTTCCAGGATACGTTCCTCGCCATAAAAAAATCACAGTTAAAGCTACTGATTTGGATGGAAATGAAGTAAGTCTTCGATTAAAAGGCTTAGCATCCATCATCTTCCAACATGAAATTGATCATTTAAATGGAATTATGTTCTATGATCATATTAATAAACAAGATCCTTATGCTGAACCTGAAAACTGCTCGCCTGTAGATAAATAACCAAAAGCCGCCCTTTTTAAA
The window above is part of the Bacillaceae bacterium S4-13-56 genome. Proteins encoded here:
- the pdhA gene encoding pyruvate dehydrogenase (acetyl-transferring) E1 component subunit alpha — its product is MKRTLENIENQYETLQILNEDGQVVNEDLMPDLSDEDLKELMRRMVYTRILDQRSIALNRQGRLGFYAPTAGQEASQLGTQFVLDKEDFILPAYRDVPQLIWHGLPLYKAFLFSRGHFAGNQMEDVNALSPQIIIGAQYVQAAGVALGLKKRGKKNIAITYTGDGGASQGDFYEGMNFAGAYKAPAVFIVQNNRFAISVPVEKQSAAKTIAQKAVAAGIEGIQVDGMDVLAVYAATKEARERAVNGEGPTLIETMTYRYGPHTMAGDDPTRYRTSDLDNEWEKKDPLVRFRKFLEAKGLWSEDEENKVIDQAKEDVKAAIKQADQAPKQKVTDLIDFMYEELPANLKKQREEYEAKESK
- a CDS encoding YkyA family protein encodes the protein MNLKKQLVMMLAIPAVLIGCSNEPNAEEEIYNHLENAVTQEEGFKEQQQPLIELEQQEKDLYDQIIDLGMNDFEQIKTLSQEAINLIEQREVKLELEKASIDSAKQEFDKIEQYISDLETDEQKEKVNQLKTAMENRYKAYNDLHDAYASSMELDKELYTMLQKEDLEKEELEQQIDKINASYDQVNELNSTFNNLTKEYNEAKREFYESTDLNVDYGDSENS
- the def gene encoding peptide deformylase — translated: MITMKDIIREGHPVLRQVANKVDLPPTEEEKETLSRMLEFLINSQDEKLAEELQLRPGVGLAAPQIGISKRMIAVHFTDYDEKEYSYGLFNPKIVSHSVEKSYLSTGEGCLSVDRDVPGYVPRHKKITVKATDLDGNEVSLRLKGLASIIFQHEIDHLNGIMFYDHINKQDPYAEPENCSPVDK